Proteins encoded together in one Ammospiza nelsoni isolate bAmmNel1 chromosome Z, bAmmNel1.pri, whole genome shotgun sequence window:
- the LOC132087038 gene encoding serine/threonine-protein kinase PAK 3-like, protein MLEERESFLAELQGQNAALLVKVHQLQWELEQRRQQLQQLRQQLNEECLNGQLASTTLTGPLKLSFAALGIKASALAVPTLFIEEFAQVNVVTPAHSEQMNEGSALEGAAAAAASEEASPPQPENSSRSSSPRSFQESEKQCLRLLRSVVSVADPEEKYTGWKIIGRGGFGTVYKALDAATGQAVAVKEIDLQHQRCKEVLKEILVMREMRNPNIVTYLESYLVNEFVLLVLEYMDGGSLAIVISEKRMAVGHMATVCQECLKGLAFLHANQVIHRDIKSDNILLGRDGSVKLADFGLCALLTPEQSKRRSMVGTTCWMAPEVVRKEPYGPKVDTWSLGIVGIEMARGEAPYVWETSDRANHLIGTQGIPDVHKLSLPPALCEFLGCCLQMDVDRRGSAKELLQHPFLKLAEPLFSLL, encoded by the exons ATGCTGGAGGAACGGGAAAGCTTCCTGGCAGAG ctccagggtcAGAATGCTGCTCTCTTAGTCAAGGTGCACCAGCTGCAATGGGAGCTAGAGCAAAggcggcagcagctgcagcagctgaggcagcagctgaatgAGGAGTGTCTGAATGGGCAG CTCGCCAGCACGACACTTACTGGGCCACTGAagctcagctttgctgcccTGGGCATCAAAGCTAGTGCTTTGGCTG TGCCCACTTTGTTTATTGAGGAGTTTGCTCAGGTGAACGTGGTGACCCCTGCACATTCTGAACAA ATGAACGAGGGCTCTGCCCTTGAAGGCGccgctgcagcagcagcctccgAAGAAGCCTCCCCTCCGCAGCCTGAGAACtcgagcaggagcagctcacccCGCTCCTTCCAGGAGAGCGAGAAGCAGTGCCTGAGGCTGCTGA ggaGTGTGGTGAGCGTGGCAGATCCAGAAGAGAAATACACTGGATGGAAAATTATTGGCAGAGG GGGTTTTGGAACCGTTTATAAGGCCTTGGACGCTGCCACAGGACAAGCG GTGGCCGTAAAGGAAATTGATCTCCAGCACCAGCGCTGCAAGGAAGTATTGAAAGAAATCCTGGTCATGAGGGAAATGAGGAACCCCAATATTGTCACCTACCTAGAAAG CTACCTTGTCAATGAGTTTGTCCTGCTGGTGTTggagtacatggatggaggcTCTTTAGCAATAGTGATCAGCGAGAAAAGGATGGCTGTAGGACACATGGCAACTGTCTGTCAGGAG tgcctgaaAGGCCTggctttccttcatgccaaccAGGTGATCCACAGAGACATCAaaagtgacaacatccttctggGCCGGGATGGCTCCGTCAAGTTGG ctgattttggcctctgtgctctgctcacacCTGAGCAGAGTAAACGGAGGTCGATGGTGGGGACAACTTGCTGGATGGCACCCGAGGTGGTGAGAAAAGAGCCTTACGGTCCCAAAGTGGACACCTGGTCCCTTGGCATCGTGGGAATTGAAATGGCCAGAGGAGAGGCTCCTTATGTTTGGGAGACCAGTGACAGG GCTAACCACCTGATAGGCACGCAAGGCATACCAGATGTGCACAAGCTCAGCCTACCCCCTGCCTTGTGTGAAtttctgggctgctgcctgcagatgGATGTGGACAGGAGAGGCTCTGCTAAGGAACTTCTGCAG